A stretch of Mesorhizobium sp. M2A.F.Ca.ET.046.03.2.1 DNA encodes these proteins:
- a CDS encoding DUF4242 domain-containing protein produces MPRYLVERTFPEGLHVPMNDAGATAMGGVIARNAEKGVTWVQSFVSPDKGKSFCIYDAPSPEAIRSTAQKNALPVDKITEVRVLDPYFYR; encoded by the coding sequence GTGCCACGTTATCTCGTTGAACGCACCTTCCCGGAGGGCCTGCATGTGCCGATGAACGATGCCGGCGCCACCGCGATGGGCGGCGTCATCGCCCGCAACGCCGAGAAAGGCGTCACCTGGGTGCAATCCTTCGTCTCGCCCGACAAGGGCAAGAGCTTCTGCATCTACGACGCGCCCTCGCCGGAGGCGATCCGCAGCACCGCGCAAAAGAATGCGCTTCCTGTCGATAAGATCACGGAGGTGCGGGTCCTCGACCCCTACTTTTATCGCTGA
- a CDS encoding lipopolysaccharide biosynthesis protein, whose product MRFSAATTAGRFLPQRWALRMRPLLGRIDAILFTADARGEAGRMSLIAFSIRIISASIAFVSQVLMARWMGSFEYGISVLVWVTMVIVGNLACLGFHTSVIRFIPEYRERGMLAELRGIVLASRLFVLVASTLIAGLGALGVWLASDWIENYYVIPFILGVICLPMIALGDLLQGLARANSWALLALSPTYLVRPVLILAFMALMLGLHYVPDAKTAIFASIAATYVTTLGQLMAVTSRMDKKVPPGPMTVHFGQWILVSLPIFLVEGFFFLLTNADVLMVGAYLPPNDVAVYFATVKTLALVHFVYFAVKAGVAQRYAQFTHGEPDRLAAFARETVSWTFWPSLLMALLVLALGEPMLVLFGPEFTAGYPLLFLLVLGVVARAAVGPCESLLTMSGNQNICAAVYAMTLALNIGLNVLLIPLFGLWGAAMATSLAMVFEAGALSFTVWRKLGIVMAIFVPAKKEIA is encoded by the coding sequence GTGCGCTTTTCCGCGGCAACGACTGCCGGGCGGTTCTTGCCGCAGCGCTGGGCGCTGCGCATGCGGCCGCTGCTTGGCCGCATCGATGCCATCCTCTTCACCGCCGATGCGCGCGGCGAAGCCGGGCGCATGTCGCTGATCGCCTTTTCCATCCGCATCATCAGCGCCTCGATCGCCTTTGTCAGCCAGGTGCTGATGGCGCGCTGGATGGGGTCATTCGAATACGGCATCTCGGTGCTGGTCTGGGTGACGATGGTCATCGTCGGCAATCTCGCCTGCCTTGGCTTCCACACCTCCGTCATCCGTTTCATTCCGGAGTATCGCGAGCGCGGCATGCTGGCCGAGCTGCGCGGCATCGTGCTTGCCAGCCGCCTGTTCGTGCTCGTCGCCTCGACGCTGATCGCCGGTCTCGGCGCGCTTGGCGTGTGGCTCGCCTCGGACTGGATCGAGAACTACTACGTCATCCCATTCATCCTCGGCGTCATCTGCCTGCCGATGATCGCGCTCGGCGACCTCCTGCAAGGGCTGGCGCGCGCCAATTCCTGGGCGCTGCTGGCGCTCTCGCCCACCTATCTGGTGCGGCCGGTGCTGATCCTGGCTTTCATGGCGCTGATGCTTGGCCTGCATTATGTGCCGGACGCCAAGACCGCGATCTTCGCCTCGATCGCCGCCACTTATGTCACGACGCTCGGCCAGCTGATGGCCGTCACCTCTCGCATGGACAAGAAAGTCCCGCCCGGGCCGATGACGGTGCATTTCGGGCAATGGATCCTTGTCTCGCTGCCGATCTTCCTGGTCGAGGGCTTCTTCTTCCTGCTCACCAATGCCGACGTGCTGATGGTGGGCGCCTACCTCCCGCCCAACGATGTCGCCGTCTATTTCGCGACCGTGAAGACGCTGGCGCTGGTGCATTTCGTCTATTTCGCGGTCAAGGCCGGTGTTGCCCAGCGCTATGCGCAATTCACCCATGGCGAGCCGGACAGGCTTGCCGCCTTCGCCCGCGAGACCGTGTCCTGGACTTTCTGGCCCTCGCTTTTGATGGCGCTGCTGGTGCTGGCGCTGGGCGAGCCGATGCTGGTGCTGTTCGGTCCCGAATTCACCGCCGGCTATCCGCTGCTCTTCCTGCTTGTGCTGGGCGTCGTGGCGCGCGCCGCCGTCGGCCCCTGCGAAAGCCTGCTCACCATGAGCGGCAACCAGAACATCTGCGCCGCCGTCTATGCCATGACGCTCGCCCTCAACATCGGCCTCAACGTGCTGCTGATCCCGCTATTCGGCCTCTGGGGCGCGGCGATGGCCACAAGCCTCGCCATGGTGTTCGAGGCCGGCGCGCTCTCCTTCACCGTCTGGCGCAAGCTCGGCATCGTGATGGCGATCTTCGTGCCTGCAAAGAAGGAAATTGCCTGA